From the genome of Bacillus sp. Bos-x628:
AGTCAACAGAACTTCTAAGACGAGGAAGACGGTTGAAACGTGCTGGGAAAGAGGTTGGCTACTTCAAACCATCTTTTGACAATCGGTACAGCGAAAACGAGATAGTCACCCATAACAATGAACGTGTACCAGCTTACAGCCTAGATCAAGCACTTACCTTGAAAAGTTTTGATTGGATTGTAGATGTTTTCCTGATTGATGAAGTTCAGTTTTTTGATAAAAGCATCCATTCAGCGATTGATTATCTACTGGAACAAGGTAAAACGGTCATTGTTGCTGGTCTTGACATGGATTATCGAGGACATTCTTTTGGAATTACATCCGAACTCATGGCAATTGCTGAGGAAGTTGTAAAGCTAAAAGCTGTTTGTGCTGAGTGTGGTTCGGACGCATGGGTTTCCTTTAAAGAAGAAAACGGCCAAAGGTTACAGCTAGGAACTAATGAGTACACACCGTTATGCCGTAAATGTTTCAACATAAGAAGGAGGGCAATTGAGGATGAAGTCTTTTAAACATGAGGATTTTAAAGTAGGTCAGATTGTATTACACAAGTGGGGAATTATTGGTGAAGTGATTGACACAACTCGAAAGGCGGATGCTGTTGATTTTAGAGTAATCGCCTTCTTAGATAAATTTTCTAAGTCACTACCAGAGTCCATGTATGGGGGGGGAGAGGGCGAGATATGGGAATCTACAGTTCCTTACATTGAGGACATTTTAGGTTACACAGATAACTATGTCCAACCAACTAAAGAAGAAGAAAAAGAGGAAGAAACCTTGACGACGTTTCAAGCTGAATTAACTTCTGAGGTCAGATTCATAGGTAATAGAAAAGACTATGTGGCCTTCATTGAAGGTGTAAAGTCTCTATATGAAGCAGTGAATCGAAACTAATAAATAAAATTTAAAGGAAGTGGGGGAATGACGGTGCTGGTCGTGGGAGGCATGATAGGTCTTGGTAAGACAAGCGTTGCCGAGTTAGTCGGCAGAAAGTTAGAAAGTGAAGTTTTTTATGAAAGTGTGGATGACAACCCTATTCTACCTTTGTTTTACACAGCTAGTGATGAGGAAATTCAAGCGAAAAGATATCCATTCTTGTTGCAACTGTATTTTCTTCAAACACGTTTTGAGGCAATTAAACAGGCTTACAAAGATAGCAACAATGTATTGGACAGGTCGATTTACGAAGACTGGTACTTTGCAAAGGTTAACCACGATCTAGGACGCATTTCAGCACTTGAATTTCGTATCTATGAGGGTCTACTCAATGAAATGATGAAAGAGATTGACGGCTTACCTTATAGGAAAGCACCAGACTTGATGATTTACCTTAAAGCAAGTTTTGAAACAGTCCTTCACCGTATTGGGCTACGTGGTAGAGAATTTGAACAAGATCAAGGTTTAGTCGATTACTATAGAACGCTTTGGGAAGGTTACGACGAATGGGTTCAGTGCCATTATAAGGCCTCCGAAGTCCTCATTATTGATATGGACAAAACGGACGTTGTAAATAATCCTGCTGACGCTGAACGTGTGGTAAAGGAAGTTCGGAGAAGGTTGGGACTATGAAACTCATAGAAACAATGGACTTTTTGGTAAATGACACCGTTCTTCTTCACTGTAAAGATATTACAGATGTTCTTGATCTTCCTGAACCTGAAATGGTTGAGGTAGCTATAAAAGGCACTATTACAAAAGAACACTATGAGAAGTTAATAGAGGAAATCACATTACAAGAATATTTGGAGGGCTTAGGATTATGAGATATGACATTCAAAAACTTTATTTTGTCGGCCACACAACACTTGCTTACCAACTAGAGGCCTTGCTTGAAAAGGTGCCTGACGTTTCTGACGACATTGATAATTTAGTAGATTCGGTTCGGGATGCCCTTGAGGAAGAGTATGAAAGAGGTAAAGAAGACGGGTACGAAGAAGGCCACAAAGAAGGCTATGGTGAGGGTTTTGTAGAAGGTTTTGATGAAGGGTATTATGCGGCAAAGGATGTTGAGTACGAATACGGCTATAATGAAGGCTATGGTGAGGGTGATGAACACGGATTAAGTGAAGGTCAGGATTAAACAAAATATTAATTTTATTATCAACATTAATACTAACACTTAATGTGGTGGCGTGGTTAACGCACACCTGAAAATATAAAGTAAAACGGAGGAATTTCTTAATGTTACAGTTTTTCAACATGCTTCAATTAATTGGTGGACTTATCTTGGCTGTGGGCTACATTCCGCAGATTATCAAAATTATCAAAACAAAATCTGTACGTGACTTCTCACGAATCTATATTGGCGGCATCTTTATTGGTATCGTGTTTATGGAAGCATACGCAATTTACATGTTCTTTGTACAAGGTACAGCAGGGGCATTTTTCGCTACAAATACAATCTCGTTTATTCTTTCAGGAACAGAGTTTTTCCTAGTGAACCTGTACTGGAATAGACAATCAAAATAATAACAATATTAAGGTCAGTTTCGGTATTAATATCGGTACTGACTTTTTTATGTCCTAAAACAGAAGATTAGTGCAAGTACATAAATGTAAGTAACTATTCTTGAAAGGGGGGGGGAATATGAAGCCAGCAAATGAACTAAAGCCAGTAGATATTTTAAAGGAAAATGTTATCGGCACTAACGTTACTGGAATCGATTTTGGGTGCAACGAGATTAAGATTTTATTAAATACAGGACATGAAATACATGCCTACGCATCTGGGTATGAGTATGGGGAAATTACATTAACTGTGGATCTTATGAAAAGAGAAATAAAGAGGGTAGTAGGTGTTGACCTTGATGAATGTTGAAAATCCAATGATTCGTTATAAAGAAAAAGAACCTGAGATTGTTGGGGAGTGTTCCGACTGTTCAGGAAGCCTAGCAGAAGATGAAACGTTTTTAAAATCTGCTGACGGTGATCTATTTTGCGACATAGATTGCCTTTGTAATTATTTTGGAGTATTTGAAGTGGAGGGAACGGAAGTATGAAACAGCTTTTACAGATAATCTTACAAATTGGTCTTTTAATTTTACTTTCGGCAATTGTTATCGGATGGTTTTGGGGAGTACCCTACCTATTCCATCTAATTATGCCTCATATTAGTTACACGCTATTCGCCACTGTCTGGCTGTCGATAGCTTTAGTGAATAATATTTATGGCCGCATTAAAGCACAAAGACAGCTAAAGCAAATTGCGGAAGTACAGAAGATTATGGGAGGTAATTAAGGTGAACGAGAACAATAAAGAATTAGTTGATAAGCTAAGTAAAATTGCTGAAAAGTTAGATGATCTTTCTTATACACCAGATGATGCCAACTTTTGTGAACTAGGTGACTGGTTTCACAGCACAGGTTCACGATCACTAGACATTCTATCGTATGAACTAAGACAACTTGTGAAGGAGATTAAATAGTATGCGAATCGTATTACAGGGAAGCATGACACCAGCACAGATGGGTAAGGCTGTTGCTGAAATATTAACAAACACACTTGAAAAGGCTGAGGCCAAGGGGAAACAATATCCTATTCATAATGCTGTGGTTGAATTTAACTTAAATGTACAAGGTGAGGACAAGCCTGTATTGCTGGTGGATGATGAAAGAAATGCAATGTTGACAATCCATTCAGGAATTGAAAAAGGTGAACTGACTGAATATGTCGAGGTTGACCGTTCTGAGTTGGTAGCCAAGTTTGATGAAATGGTCGATCAGGCCACAGGGGAGGAGGATGAATAATGAAGTTTAATGTTAACAGACTTTTAATTGCTTCACTTTTATCAATGATTACTGTGATGTTTGTGGATTCAATTCAAAAAGGCGAGATTATTTTCTCTATTATTTTTGCTGTTTTCATGGTTTTAGATATTATTATCTTAGCATTTGGTGTCTATGGCAATAATGAGGATGATAAGCCCATTTCAATTAAAATCACTAAAAATAAATAAAGCTAAAGAAAACCCGCTGACTATTTTTTGTCGGTGGGTTTTTTTCTTGGTTTTCTTTCCTTTCTGACTGAGGCTAAAAATTCCTCCTGATCAGGTAAAATTCCATTCTTTTTTATCTCATGCTGGTCTTCTGTAAACTGTTTCCGCACGTCATCTTCCATTAAAAACTCAAACAGTTCATTTAAGTCAGTAATACGTAAAGCCATAGCAACAGTGGTTAGGTGAGGGATATTTATTGTTGACCTAGTTGTGTTGGCCAGTTCAGATAAGGCACTAAGACGGATGCCAGTCATAGCTGACAATTCTTTCAGCTTAATTCCCCGTTCTTTTAGCAACTGGCGTAAACGACATCTAAGCCTAAAAGAAGGAAACTTGTTCAATTCTTCTTTTTCTTTATCATTCGTCCATTCATGCATTTTTATGATCATCTGTATTACGCCCCTTTAGATAAATGTCTCCTACTTTAAATTATATTATGATATATCAGAAATTTCAAGTCTGTTTCGTGTCCTTTTTTAAATACAAATTGCAAGTGTATAAGGGAAGGGGGCTACTTATGAACAAGAAAAAGAAGAAAAGAACCTTAGGTGTAATGACACAATCACGAGGAACCGTGCCGCCACCTGTAAGGGCTGACAGGCCTAAGAAGGGAAAAGGTTCGTATAAAAGATCAAATGGAAAGAAGGTTGAAACCTTATGAAAATTGCTGTTGCGGGAAAGATGCGGTCAGGTAAAGACACGCTTGCAAAATACTTTATAGAAAATGCTAACACGATTCAGTTAGCGTTTGGTGATGAGATCAAGGAAATAGTCAGTATTTGTTTCCCTAATGAGGTTGCTAAAGGTAAACCGAGGAAACTATACCAACAAGTCGGGCAATTCTTTCGAGAGATTTACCCCAATGTTTGGGTAGATATTTTGGAAGATAAATTGGACAGTATTTCATTCTATGGACACCAAGACTTTATAGTTACAGATGTTCGTCAGGCTAATGAGTACCGACTTTTAAAATCAAGAGGTTTCACCTTCATAAAGGTTGAGGCAGATGATGAGGTAAGACGGAAACGTATTGCAAAAGCTGGTGACGTTGTAAGCGAGGAAGATTTTCACCATGAGACAGAAACAGCCGTTGATTCCCTTCCTTTTGATTACCTGATCGAAAACAATGGAACATTAGAAGATTTTATGGCGGCCATTAAGTCCGTCCATGAGGAAATGGAAAGGGTAGACGCAACATGGATAAATATGAACAGGCCTACAAATTAGAGACAGAAACAGGCGTGAAAGCCTTTTTAAAAGATTACCAAAAACTATCAGAAGCAAGGTTTTTCGCTAACGACTTATCAATTAGCGACATGTTGATTGACTTTGGTATTGCGATTGACCGTGCTTTGACCGATCGTCAGAAAGAGGTTGTTATCTTAACATACTTTCAAGACTTGAAACAGGTTGACGTGGCCAAAACGTTAGGCCTTAGCCAACAGACTGTCCAAGAACATACAGTGAAGGCAATTAAAAACCTTGCCACTTATCATATTTTAAGCAAACAAAGGGAGGAACAGGGTTGAACGATAAAAGTCGTTTAGAATCTGGTGTGGAACGGCTGTTGGCCATAAAAGAGATTCTTCCCTTGGAGACACGCATTCAACAAGTGAATGAACTCACCGAGTCGTATTTTAGAGATACGGGGAAGGTTTACAACAACAGCTATTTCTTAGACCAGCTTGGGACATACTTACTTGCTGATACTTTGCGAAGTAAAGAGACTCATAAGGTTAAACGGACGGAGTATCCGATACTTTCCACCACTCAGCAGAAATTGAGAAACCGTCGAGAACCTAGAGTGGGGGATGACAACCTTGACTTTATTATATTGAAAGAGGTAGTTAACCACCCCAATTATTTCAAAAAGAGGACGCAAAACAAAGACGATATTACAGAAAGAGAAGCAGGAAATAGATAAATATTAAAAGGGACGTGACGAGGAATGGGAAATGTGTATTCAGGACTAACAATTCACAATAAATTGAAAAAACTTAGAAATGAGTTGAAAGAAATTGATGACATGCTGGATGGGGCTGAGGCTGAGTATGGGAAATCAGGCGTCACTTATGGGATTTTAAAGCGTGAGTATGATGCAAAATTTAAAGAATTGCGTGATCTTCAAATTACACTATTACTTAGGTAGGGATAAGAAATGAAAATTAAAGCTACAATTGAAATCGAATCAAATTTTTCCGAAAGTGAACTAGAATTGATAAAAAGTGAATATCCTGACGGCATACCTGATGAAAAAATTCAAGAAATTAAGTCGGTTATAGCTAATGAGGTTGTAGGTCTTTTTAGTGACGACGATACCGTAAAAATAGAAATAGGATTGGAGGATTAAGAAGTGGGAGTCATTGGAATTTTAACAATTGTTTTCATTGTACTTAAATTGGTGGGAGTCATTGACTGGTCATGGTGGCTAGTTCTACTTGCTACGTTAATTGAAATCGGAGTAATTTTCGTATCGTTCACACTAATCGGAGTTATTGCATTCATAAAAGAAATAAAGAAATAGCTTAACATCCAAGGGCAACTGATCTTAATTGATTGGTTGTCCTTTTTCGATATTTTTCTGCAAGTACATAAGTGTAAAGAAAATTAAAGAAAGTGTGGTTGCTTTGAAAACACCTACCTATGAGGAAATAACAAGGGATGCCACAGTAAAATGTACTATTTGTAATCAGTCTCACAAACTTTCCAGTATTACGATTGTTGGAAATTTACATGTCGGAACTGGTGGATGTCTTTTCGGCAAAAGTGGTCGGAGTAAGTAAGAAGTTCCAGTAAATTGCAGATGTGATTCCTGTTTGCTATCAGAGATTAGGGGGGCTTCCAAGATGACATATATTGACGAATCAACGAAAAATTTGTCGAAACTTGAAAGAACTAGATTCAATATTCTTTATAACTTGTCTGGTAGAAAGTCCTCTATGGTTGCTTTCTTCTGGTGGGCTGTTTTTGGGGCATTTGGCGGCCACAGGTTCTATCTAAGGCATTACGGTCATGCGTTTATGATGTGCTTGCTGACCATTGTAACGTGCGGTGTTGGGGGCATTGCTGGGGTCATTGACGGTCTGAATATTCGACGATTAGTTCATGAGTTCAACAAAGAGAAGATTCTTAAAACTGTAAAGGTGGTTAAATCAATATGAATAACCCAAAAGATATTCAAAGCAGGGCTATTGACGCATTATCGCTGGAAGAACTGGCCCTGTGTTTAATTAAAAAGCAATATCACGTCAGCAGGGTTTCCGCAACAACAGACCCTATCACGATTCATGATGGTTGCAACAATATTATGGTGGTAAAACCAAGCAACGTTACGAAAATCGTGGCGAAAATCTTTTTAGATGGTGATACTATAATTGTCATTGAAAAAGAGGTGCGGAAAAAGGGACTATCGTAAAAATGTAATTACTTTACAGACAAGTGTAGATCATGATCTTATAAACAGCCTTCTTAACTTAGCTGAATTTATGGAATTTCAAGAAAAAGACTTGCACATGAGATTGGAAATTATGTAGAAGAAAAAGTAAAATTCACTCGATCTACCGATTCATTATTTAGGTTGAAAGAAGTTATAAGGGGTGATAGACGTGTACAATGAACATTCTGTTTGCGAACGGGAAATTGAGGATTTAAAAGAAGAAGTAGAGTATTACAAAATGCTTCATCATAACGAATACGAAGCAAGACAGCGTTTGATGGAAGAAGTTAATAGATATAAAAAGGCATTAGAAGAAATTAAAAACGGAAGGGGAATGAAGATGAAACGTGTTTACCTAGCTTCACCATTTTTCAACGAATTAGAACTATCCGCAGTCAAGGAAATTGCTGAAATTCTCAAATCGAAAGGTTTAGAAGTATTTGAACCTATGCTAAATCAGATGGAAGGGTTAGAGGCTGGTACACGCCATTGGTCTATTGAGACATTCCGCAATGATGTAAAATTCATTGATTGGGCTGAGGCTGTTGTCATGGTCTATTTTGGGAACTACTCAGACAGTGGAACGGCTTGGGAAGCTGGATACGCATATGGGACTCAAAAGCCTGTTATTGTGGTTCATGTTGGCGAAGATTCAAACTTGATGGTTCATGAGTCGGCACACGCTAACCTTTCCATTGCAGAATTAAGAACATATGACTTTGAGATACTTCCATCATCCAACTACACTGGAAAGATGTTTTAATGGCCAACGGGGAAATTTTAGAACTGATGAATAGACGTGAACGGCAGTTGCTTGTTCACTCTTTTCTTTATTATCAGATGAACGAGAACATAATATCAGATCACACCTTTGATATGTGGTCTAAGGAAATGGCTGATTTAATTAAAGACCACCCTGAGGTATTTAAACAAACCGTCTACTATGAAGGCTTTAAGGACTTTGATGGTTCGACAGGTGCTTTTTTACCCTTCACGCTGGCAGAAATCCATACGACAGGTTATAGGTTATTAAATTATCATAAAAAGCTGAAAGGAATTGGTTGAAAGGATAACTATTATTACATTACTGTAGAGATTCCTAAAATTCCTTTAGACTTATTACTTTCTGATACATGTACTAAAGGCAACGTTAAAGCATGTAAGGGTACAAGCACTTTCGCCATTAGGCGAGAGAAATACAAGGTACAGAGGAGAATTATATGATTAAAAAGCTTACCACACTGGCGGTCGCTGGCGTTATTTCTTTAGGTATGGCCGTTCCTGCATTCGCACACGAGGTAAATAATGGGGACACCATGTCCAAAATTGCTTCAAGTCACAGTATGACTTTAAAAGAGTTGGCCGAACTTAACCCAGCAGTTCAAAACTTAAATTTAATTTTCATTGGTCAGACTATTATCACCAGTAAAAACGAAAACAAAAGTAATAGGCATACTTCTGTTAAAGTCAACAAAGGTATTAAAACTACTAGCAATACTGGCAGTGAAGTTGATCTTTTAGCCAGACTTATCAGGGCAGAAGCACAAGGTGAAAGCTATTCAGGTAAAGTTGCTGTCGGGGAAGTCGTTATTAATCGTGTTAATAGTTCACAGTTTCCAGACTCAATACGTTCTGTCATTTATCAGTCTGGCCAGTTTTCACCCATTTCAAACGGTTCAATTAATGTTCCAGCCGATTCAGAGAGTTTAAAGGCCGCACATGAGGCGTTGAACGCTGGTTCTAACGTGGGTGACGCACTTTACTTTTATAACCCTAGAACAGCCAATAACCACTGGTTAGACTCAAAACAGACTAAAGCTGTTATAGGAAACCACAAATTTAAGTAATCCAATAGGACAAGGCCTTTAAGCCTTGTCCTATTTTTATGCCCTTTTTGCTAAACGAAAAAAGCCCCACCCATTTGGGAAGGACTTTAATCTGTAAGGTAGTACAAAAACTAACGAGGTAATTCCTGTACTCATTAAGTTAAGTTACTTATATTATAGCTGTTTATAGATCACCTGTAAAGCCTATAATGTATGCTGTATAATTAATTATATTTATTTACAAAGTATTACAAAATGTTGCACTTTTAGAAAATAATAATATATTTTTAAAGTAATTGTAATTGTATTTATTTATAGGTTCGTGTAACATAGTGTATGTAAGTGAAGTACACATATTTTTCACGTATATATATATTTGTATATAGGGAAAGATTACAATTCCATAACTATAAAAACGGATGAGAAGGTGTAGGTATTATGACTAAGGAAAGAAAAACTAAAAACATTACAATGTCTTTAACTAAAGAGGAATTTGAGGACTTAGAATATCTGGTGGATTATTTTCAAAGTAAAAGTATTGCAAATGTGACCAAAAGTCTTGTGGTTAAATTTATGATTAGTCAAACCAAGGAAACTATAGAAAAGAATCAGCTTAGTAATGTGCGTAAATTATTAGATAAGGCTGAAAAAGAACCTAATTTTGACATAGAGGATGTAGAGATAGGAAAGAAAAATTAATACAAAATTGAAAAGTATAAGCTAATAAGCGATTCCCCTAAAATGAATAGCCTCAAACATTGACGAGACTTTTTGTCTCGTTTTTCTTTTAACTTCCACGTTGACTTTAATGTTGATATTAAAAATAGTGTTGACTATTTGTTTTTGTTCGGATAAAGTAATACGTGTAAGGTAAGCACAATGAAAACTTAATACGAGGTGATTACTGTGGGTAAAGTAATATGTATCAACAATAACAAAGGCGGCGTTCTTAAAACGACAACAACAACTAATCTGGCTGGGGTCTTTTCTGCAAAAGGCAATTCTGTTCTAATCGTTGATGCCGACAATCAAGGTAATTCGACCACAACTTTTGGTGTCGATAAAAATAGCCTAAGAACCACGATCTATGACGTTTTAGTTCATGGTGTGCCAGCAGAAGATGCTATTCAATCTGTACATAATGGCATTGATTTATTGCCTGCCAATCGTGAGTTAATTTCTTTTGAGTTTGACGTGATCGGGAACATTACTAAGTTTCCCAAACCATTCACACTTATGACTAGAGAACTGGGCCATTTGAGAAACCGCTATGACTATATTTTGATTGACACGCCGCCAAGCTTGGGTTTAATGAATGGCAATGTTTTCACATTCAGTGATCATGTTTTAATACCCTATGCCCCCGAACTGTTTTCTATGGAATCCCTTGTTGAAGTGGTTCATGTTATCCGAGACTTTAAACAGGCGTATAACCCTGAGTTATCCATATTGGGTATCTTGCCGACACTGGTTAACTTGAATACAAACCTACACACGGGAATTTTACAGGAAACAAATCGCTATGCATACGAGAACGATCTTCACGTTTTTGACACAGTTATTCCGAACACAATACAGTTCAGTAACGCTGTTTCATCTTATGAAAAACCTGCAACTATTGTTTATGAATTGCTGTCACGCAGTAAACGGGTACAATTTGACAAAGCTGGATTGTATTTTAAGTTATTTACAGAAATTCAAGAAAGGATAGGAGTTGTGACACATGACTAAAAAGAACCCACTTACAGGTAAGGGAACACCTTCGTTTGATAAGTTTGATAAAAAGATCAGTCAGTCTAAGCAACAGCAGATAAAGGTTCCGACTTTAAATCAGTCAATTGCAGACTTTTATAATCCACCTGAAAAGACCGAAAAGAAACAAGTAACTGTATATCTTGACACTGACGTTATTGAAGCGTTAGACGCTTGGGCCAGTATTCAGGAACAAAAGAAGGGGGCAAAGTCAGGGCTTATCAATGACATGCTTAAAAAGGCTTTTAACATTCGTCAAGAATGATTTAATGAATTAATCTTAAAAACCTTGTTCTTTTTTTTGCTTACCCCTTGCATAAGTGTAAGAATTATGATAGGATTACCTCACATTAAGTTAAAGTGAGGTAATTGTATTATGGCTGTTTATGGATATGCAAGGGTTTCAACCGTTCATCAAGATTTAGCATTACAAATTGAGGCTTTGATAAACAAAGGCGTGGCCAGCGAAAACATTTATGCTGACAAGAAAACGGGCAAGAATATGGAACGTGAAGCACTGCAGAAACTTCTTTCCAAAGTGGAAAAAGGTGATACAATTATTGTAAAGAAATTAGACCGTCTTGGACGATCTGTTTCACAAGTAACTGGCCTTGTTGATGATCTTGATAAAAAGGGCGTCTATATCAAATCTATTGATGACAATGTTGACACGTCAAATGACAGTTATATGGCTAAAGCTATGCTTCAATTACTGGCCATGTTTGCAGAAATGGAACGAAATTTTATTGTAGAACGCACACAGCCCGCCATTGCAGACGCAAGGAAAAGAGGCGTAACTTTTGGCCGTCCTTACGCTAATAAAGGCATTTATGATATGGCCGTTCAGGACTACCTAGGTGGCACTATGACTTCTAAAGAGATAATCAAGAAGTATGGTACGGACAAGGATGGAAAGGACTTAATCACTGAGGCGACACTTTTCCGACGTGTACGAGAGTATCAAGCCTATCGTAAGGCTATCGAGTCTTTTAAAGAGTCTGGCGGCACTAAAACTATTGAACAACTTATAGCAGAAGGAGATCACCGAGGACAAAAAAACCCTCAGCCGATTTTAAAAGAAAAGAAACTCACTAAAATGTTGCAGGAAGAAGGCTTAATTTAATGAAAATTTTAGACACATTTCACCCAGCACACTATGAGGCATTAATGTTAGAAAAAACACTATCTAAGGACTTTGACCGTAGCCCTTTACTTCAAGGTAAAGGTTCAACGCATAAGCTATATGCCTTCCCTAACGGTTACGGGGCAAGCATTATAAACGGATTTATGACGTTCGGTTCTGAGGAATTGGCGGTCATATTCTTTGAAAACCCTGTGAAGTTTTACCGTTCCAAGAAAAAGCGTTTTCGTAAGAAACTTATCAAACAGCTTGGGAAGTACCATGTCACATATGACACCCCTATTACAAGTAATGTAAAGAGATATTCTAATCCTAAAGAGTTACAGCAAGACTTGACTAGAATTTCTAAGCTGAAAGGAGTTTAAGGCATGGCTGGTTACTTTGGAAGTGTAGATAAAAAGTCTATCGTCCATATTCTTGATAACGGTATCGCCTCATTAAAGGAAGATATAAAGGAATCTGACGGAAACGACATGAGTTCCCTACGGTTCAAGTTTAATAAATTACATGAACTTCTGTACATGAGAGGCGACCATCTTTTGTCAATGACAAACAAGGTTCGCTTTGAAAGCCGTCTCAACACTTGTAGAAAGATGATAGAGAGGAAAGAAGGGTTTAGGGCATGAAAAGAGTTTGGCTATTACCTCCAACAAAAAGCGATACATCTGTACATGATGGGCAGTTTCTACGGCTAAGTATCACGCATTTATAAAAAAATCGGTCATTGTGCAGAAAATATGAATATATTACAGGCTTCTATGTACAGAAGTGAGTGAATATGAAGTTATAGAAAACCCCGACATAGGCTGTAAAAGGTGTCTAACGAAAGCTGGTCTTAATTGATCAGCTTTTTTATTACTTATAAAAATACTATTATTAATATTAATATCAATATTAGTAATGACATAGATTTTAATTTGGTGTTCCCCATAGATGTAAGGCAAAATAATTTAAGCGGGGTAATTAATTTATGAATAACAATGTTGACACAATTTTTTCAAATCGAGACACATTTGAGATAGCAAAAAGCTTAATTTAGGTGTATAATATGGGAACA
Proteins encoded in this window:
- a CDS encoding nucleoside 2-deoxyribosyltransferase, translating into MYNEHSVCEREIEDLKEEVEYYKMLHHNEYEARQRLMEEVNRYKKALEEIKNGRGMKMKRVYLASPFFNELELSAVKEIAEILKSKGLEVFEPMLNQMEGLEAGTRHWSIETFRNDVKFIDWAEAVVMVYFGNYSDSGTAWEAGYAYGTQKPVIVVHVGEDSNLMVHESAHANLSIAELRTYDFEILPSSNYTGKMF
- a CDS encoding thymidine kinase; its protein translation is MMLTVITGGMFAEKSTELLRRGRRLKRAGKEVGYFKPSFDNRYSENEIVTHNNERVPAYSLDQALTLKSFDWIVDVFLIDEVQFFDKSIHSAIDYLLEQGKTVIVAGLDMDYRGHSFGITSELMAIAEEVVKLKAVCAECGSDAWVSFKEENGQRLQLGTNEYTPLCRKCFNIRRRAIEDEVF
- a CDS encoding AAA family ATPase; the encoded protein is MGKVICINNNKGGVLKTTTTTNLAGVFSAKGNSVLIVDADNQGNSTTTFGVDKNSLRTTIYDVLVHGVPAEDAIQSVHNGIDLLPANRELISFEFDVIGNITKFPKPFTLMTRELGHLRNRYDYILIDTPPSLGLMNGNVFTFSDHVLIPYAPELFSMESLVEVVHVIRDFKQAYNPELSILGILPTLVNLNTNLHTGILQETNRYAYENDLHVFDTVIPNTIQFSNAVSSYEKPATIVYELLSRSKRVQFDKAGLYFKLFTEIQERIGVVTHD
- a CDS encoding recombinase family protein, which codes for MAVYGYARVSTVHQDLALQIEALINKGVASENIYADKKTGKNMEREALQKLLSKVEKGDTIIVKKLDRLGRSVSQVTGLVDDLDKKGVYIKSIDDNVDTSNDSYMAKAMLQLLAMFAEMERNFIVERTQPAIADARKRGVTFGRPYANKGIYDMAVQDYLGGTMTSKEIIKKYGTDKDGKDLITEATLFRRVREYQAYRKAIESFKESGGTKTIEQLIAEGDHRGQKNPQPILKEKKLTKMLQEEGLI
- a CDS encoding PQ-loop domain-containing transporter — translated: MLQFFNMLQLIGGLILAVGYIPQIIKIIKTKSVRDFSRIYIGGIFIGIVFMEAYAIYMFFVQGTAGAFFATNTISFILSGTEFFLVNLYWNRQSK
- a CDS encoding TM2 domain-containing protein — its product is MTYIDESTKNLSKLERTRFNILYNLSGRKSSMVAFFWWAVFGAFGGHRFYLRHYGHAFMMCLLTIVTCGVGGIAGVIDGLNIRRLVHEFNKEKILKTVKVVKSI
- a CDS encoding AAA family ATPase, whose product is MKIAVAGKMRSGKDTLAKYFIENANTIQLAFGDEIKEIVSICFPNEVAKGKPRKLYQQVGQFFREIYPNVWVDILEDKLDSISFYGHQDFIVTDVRQANEYRLLKSRGFTFIKVEADDEVRRKRIAKAGDVVSEEDFHHETETAVDSLPFDYLIENNGTLEDFMAAIKSVHEEMERVDATWINMNRPTN
- a CDS encoding deoxynucleoside kinase — its product is MTVLVVGGMIGLGKTSVAELVGRKLESEVFYESVDDNPILPLFYTASDEEIQAKRYPFLLQLYFLQTRFEAIKQAYKDSNNVLDRSIYEDWYFAKVNHDLGRISALEFRIYEGLLNEMMKEIDGLPYRKAPDLMIYLKASFETVLHRIGLRGREFEQDQGLVDYYRTLWEGYDEWVQCHYKASEVLIIDMDKTDVVNNPADAERVVKEVRRRLGL
- a CDS encoding cell wall hydrolase, which encodes MIKKLTTLAVAGVISLGMAVPAFAHEVNNGDTMSKIASSHSMTLKELAELNPAVQNLNLIFIGQTIITSKNENKSNRHTSVKVNKGIKTTSNTGSEVDLLARLIRAEAQGESYSGKVAVGEVVINRVNSSQFPDSIRSVIYQSGQFSPISNGSINVPADSESLKAAHEALNAGSNVGDALYFYNPRTANNHWLDSKQTKAVIGNHKFK
- a CDS encoding sigma factor-like helix-turn-helix DNA-binding protein, coding for MDKYEQAYKLETETGVKAFLKDYQKLSEARFFANDLSISDMLIDFGIAIDRALTDRQKEVVILTYFQDLKQVDVAKTLGLSQQTVQEHTVKAIKNLATYHILSKQREEQG
- a CDS encoding helix-turn-helix transcriptional regulator; protein product: MIIKMHEWTNDKEKEELNKFPSFRLRCRLRQLLKERGIKLKELSAMTGIRLSALSELANTTRSTINIPHLTTVAMALRITDLNELFEFLMEDDVRKQFTEDQHEIKKNGILPDQEEFLASVRKERKPRKKPTDKK